The Anas platyrhynchos isolate ZD024472 breed Pekin duck chromosome 1, IASCAAS_PekinDuck_T2T, whole genome shotgun sequence genomic sequence tCCAGCAGGAGTCTTAAGACCAATGACTGTGGTAGAATCAAAAACTTTAGGAGCAACTTCACCGTCTTTACAAATAGGAGTTACAAAAGCTTCAGAAGATTTAGGAGATCCAGAGTCTGCGGGCAGAGCTAAGATGAAAACTTTGGAAGCAGTCTTGCAGCCTGGGGCCCTTGTAGGGGCAATGGGCTTAGGAGGAAGTGTGTATTCTGAAGCCAAAACTGGCAGCACAGTCTTAGAAGCAAATTCAGGACGTCTGGCTGTAGAAGGAAGGTCAGAGAGGACTTCCGAATCAGTGATTGCACATGTAAGAAAGGAACCAGTTACAGAAATGATGCATGTGGCTGTAGGGGAGATGAAGAATTTGGAAGTAGCTACAAGTTCTGCCATTACACAAGTGAGAGGTTTAGACAGCTTGACACAAGTTGAGGCAGTTGCAGAGGTAAAAGGTGCAGAAGCAAGTTCCAAAACTTCAGGCTTAATACAGATGAAAAATCTGGAAATGGCTGTGGGATCTGAAACAAGGACATTAATGCAAGACCGGGGAACAAATTTGATACCTGAGGTAGAAGATatgaacaaagcaaaaatgagCAAAGAAGTAGTACTAGAACCTGTGCAAAGAGTAGCGATGAGTACTTCGGAAACAAATTTGAAACCTGTACACATGCAAGAATTGGGAGCAACTGTAGAATATGGGACTGGACATAAGCCAAGCGAAATTGAAACAGCAGTAGAATACAAGGCTATCAAAGCAGCAGAGTATTCCAAAACTACTCCAGGACCTTTGCAGGAGCAGAGAGGTGATTCAGAAGCAGTATTAGAGCCTTTGCCAAGAGCAGAAATAAGTATGGCATCAGAAGCAGTGACAGAATTGAGAAACTTGAAAGAAACTTCAGAATCTATGATTTCAACAGATGGGAGAACTCAGGGACCTACTGTAGAATATGTAATTGCAACAAGGAGGACAGGCACAAAAAAACTTGAGGCATCACTTATGACTGATGTGGAAGAAGCTTCAGAAACTGAGAAAGGAATGACAGCAAAATACTTGGagccagcagcagaagctggagaAGTGAGGTTGTTGGAAAGGATGAAAGAATCTGCAACAGCAGAAGTGGAAGGTTCTGAAACAGTCAGAGGGTCTGAGGTACACATGGATGTCCAAGATCTGGAAACTTCACAAAAAGCTGCAGTGATTAATATCTTAGAGGATGCTTCAGAAACATTGACTGTAACAAAACAGCATTCAGAAGCTATTCCAGAATTCGTGCACACTGAAAAGCAGGAACATCTGCAAGCAGTTTTTGAAGCCAGACCTACTGCAGAAGAGGCTCCAGAAACGTTGAGTGCTACTGAAATGAAATCTTCTGAAGCAGTTCCAATAACCGGGGACGCAAAAGATCTGGAAACAACGCTGGAATGTGGAGTGGCTGCAGAAGCACAACGTTCAGAGGTGGGGCAGTGTCAACAAATGGAGGATGTGAGAGTTCCTCATCAGGCTCAGGAATATGACAGGCTTGTTGAGAAGAAAGATGCAGAGCAAAATCTAGCATCTGAACCTTTTGTAGCAGTAAGTGGTCAAGAGATTACTCCAGAATCTGTGTCAGCTTCAGAAACAGCTTTTAGTTCTTCACATTCAGCAGGGACTCCCGAATCCATGGACACAAGACAGTTGGAAGCAGCTCCGGCTTGTGTAGCAGAAACAAAAGATTTGCAAGCAACTCCTGTTCCTGAGACTGTTGTAGAGCTGAAAGACGCAGAAGCAGCTCCGAGGTCAGAGGCAGACGCAAAGGATTTGGAAGCAGCTCCAGTACCTGAGACTGTTCCAGAAGAAGTTCCAGTGCCTGGGGCAGAGGCAGGTCAGTCGGAAGTAATTCTGCCAGCTGAAACTGACAAAGAAGTGGCAGCAGAAGAGGCATCGGAAGCGAGAGATTCAGAAACATCTGATGTGCAGCCTGATGTGGCAGCACGAATGAGGGAGACCCTGATGAGGCTTCAGAAAGTTGAGAAAAGCAGCCATAGAAGCAGTGAAAAAAGTAAACATGatgcaaagaagcaaaaaaggAGTCGCTCCAAGTCCCAGTCCAGGTCTAGGAAGCGGAAGAAAAAATCAAGGTCACGTTCTACTTCCAGGCGTTTGACCTCTAAAAGAGCACGTTCTAGGAGCAGAAACTATTCAGATTCCAGAAAAAAGCATTCCAAATCTAGATCCCGGTCTgtggagaagagagagagaagattgTCTTCCCGGAGGTCCAGGCGCAGACGTTCCAGGTCGTCTGACCGCTACAGGTCTAAGTCCAGGTCCCTGGAAAAGACCCGAAGATCTGGGCACAGACGTTCCAGGTCATCTGACAACTACAGGTCTAAATCCAGATCCATGGAAAAGAGAGGGAGCAGATTGTCTTCCAGAAGATCCAGACGCAGACGTTCCAGGTCTTCAGACCGCTACAGGTCTAAGTCCAGGTCAGTGGAAAAGAGAGGGAGCAGGCTGTCCTCCCGAAGGTCCAGGCGCAGACGTTCCAGGTCTTCTGACCACTATAGGTCTAAGTCCAGGTCAGTTGAAAAGACCCGAAGGTCCGGGCGCAGGCGTTCCAGGTCATCTGACCGCTACAGGTCTAAGTCCAGGTCACTGGAGAAGACCCGAAGGTCTGGCCGCAGACGGTCCAGGTCTTCAGACCGCTACAGGTCTAAGTCCAGGTCGCTGGAAAAGACCCGAAGGTCCGGCCGTAGACGGTCCCGGTCTTCTGACCGCTACAGGTCTAAATCACCATCGGTAGAAAAGAGAGGGAGCAGGTTGTCATCCTGGCGATCCCGGCGCAGACGTTCCAGGTCCTCAGACCGCTCTAAATCTAGATCCAGGTCTTCAGAAAAAAGAGGGGGCAAAGAGTACTCATGGAGGTTCAGGCATAGAGGGTCTGGTTCCTCTGATCGTTCAAAATCAAGGTCTCGATCTGTTGAGAAGAGGGGTCGGAAGACGTCTGTAAGAAGATCTAAACGTCAGCGCTCCAAGTCTTCTGACCGCTACAAGTCTAGATCCAGGTCAGCAGAAAAAAGAGATCGAAAGCAGTCGTCACGGAAATCTAAACGTCAGCGCTCCAAGTCCTCTGACCGTTACAAGTCTAGATCcaaatcagtggaaaaaaagaaagagtccTCCCGAAAATCCAAGCGTCGTCGCTCAAAATCTTCTGAACGTTACAAGTCTAGGTCTAGGTCTGTAGAAAAAAAGCGCAAAGAATCTTCAAAGAAATCCAAACGAAAGCGTTCCAAATCTTCTGACAGCGTTAAGTCAACATCCAAATCTgtagaaaaaagagagagtaaGTTATTGTCAGCAAAGAGCAGTAGCAAGCATGCAGAGTCTTCTGAACATCCAGAGTCAAACATGTGTCTTGACAACGTACATGGTCCTGAACCTTTCACAAGTGAAGGCAACTCCAAATCTTCTAATGGTCCCGTGTCAGCTTTGTCTCTTGAAGGCGTAAATGGCCCAGAGCTGCCACCATCGTTAGAAAGTAGATACTCCAAAACTTCTGATGAAAAAACAGCAGATTTGCAGTCTTCTGCGGTGTCTGAACATGGTAGCTCCAAAGCCCCAGATGACCAGGAGATGAGATCCACATCTGTTGAGAACACAGAGTCTTCGGAGCTTTCTGTAAGACTTGAAAATGGATCAGCCGCACCTTATGGCTCTGACTTAGGATCCGTGCTaactgaaaaagcagcagctctggaatCTTCATCACCACCTGAACTTGCTTCCTCAGCATCCAAATCAACATCCTCATCTGTTGAAAATACAGAGACAACTTTAACAGAATTTCAGCTTTCCACGTCCCATGAAGATGAGTCAAGATCTACATCCCTCAAAGAAATAGAGGGTCCAGAGCCTCTTCCGACACTTGGAAGTGGATGCTCTTTACCTTCTGATGATTGCGAGTCCTCTGAAAAAATCGAGGTTCAGGGGTCATCTGTGATGTCTGGAAGTGTTCTTTCTGACGTGCCTGGCGATCATGAATTGAGACACATCCCTGCTGAAAAAGCAGAGCTTCAGAAGTTTTTGCAAGTACCTCAAAGTGGATCTTCCGAGTTGGCTGACAGCACTGAGTCAAGGTCACTGTCTTTTGAAACAGAAGTTCAGAGACCTTTTTTAGCACCTGAAACTGTTCAGTGCTCTGAGTTCCCTGATGCCCGTGAGTCAACCTCCTTGCCAGTCGCAAAGGACCAGATGCGGGAGCCTTCTCTGGCTTCTGATAATGGGTCTTTGGAGACTCCTCACAGACGTGAATCAGCATCCAGCTTTGCTGCACAACCTGAGGAACTTCCATTGACATCTGAAGGTGGGTCCTTTGAGGCACCTGATGGAAGAGTAAAGGCTTCACATGCTTCCCTGACGTCCGAGTGTGGTCCTGTTGAGATCACAGCTGACTGCATTTCAACTTCATCTTCTGCAAAAATGCGGGAAGTTGTCTTGACAACTGTAGGACAAAGCTGCCAATCTTCTGAAGCTTGTGAGTCCAGTTCAtttgctgaaaacattttcGATGGTCCAGCATCTTCACAAGTACTTGGAGTTGGCTGTTTTGGGTCTTCTGAAGTAAGTGAATCACAATACCTGTCTGCTGGAAAAACTGAGGTTACAGAATCATTGGTGATGTCTAAAAGTGAAATTGCTGTGTGCCATGATGGCCATGAGTCAAAATACAGTTACTTTGAGAAAACAGAAGGTTCAGAACTATCAGTGGCTCCTGAACATGGGTGTTTTATTTCCCCTGAAGGCTGTGAACTGACATCCACTGCAGCTGAAAGACTGGAGACGCAGAAGCCTTCTTTTCCACTGGAAAGTGGATTCGTAAAGTCCACTGATGCTTTGGGATCAGTAAGCACACCTACTGAAAAACTGGAGGCCACAGTGCCTTCTCATACATCTGAAGGTGGGCTTTTCACATTGCCCGATAGTCATGACTTGAGAGCTGCCCAAACCGAAGAAGCAGAAGCACGGAAGTCATCTTTGTCCTCTGAATTGAGGTACATTGCATCCTCTGATGGACACACGTTGAGGTCTGCCTCTGATAAAGAAACCCAGGTGCAGGAGCCATCTCTGATACTGGAAAGTAGATACTCTGTTTCCTCTGGTGTTCATGAGTTGACACACACCTCTTTCAAGAAAGCTGAGGTAGAGGATGCTTCACAGATACCTGGAATTGAATACAGAGTGGGCCTGCATGGCCCAGAGTTGACATCAACCCCTACTGAAAAAACAGAGGTGCGGGAACTGTATCTGGCTAAAGAAAGATGTTCAGTGTCTGTGGAGAGCCAGGAATTGCTGTTGCACGCTTCTGAAAAGACTGAAGTGCAAGAGCCTGCTCTGACACGTGAAAATGAATGTGCTGTATCCTGGGACCACCAGGAACTGAGGTCTAGCTCTCCTGAGAAGGTGGAGGTCCAGGAGCCTTCTGCAGTACCTGACAATCAATATGCTTTGTACTCTGAAGATCAGCAATTGCAGTCTTCCCTTGCTGAAAAAGCAGTGGTGCAGGAGCATTCTCTGCTGTCTGATAATGAATATGCTCTGTCCCCTGAGCGCCATGAGatggctgccagccctgctgaaaAAGAGCTGCAAGAACCTTCTCTGACATCTGACAGTGAATATCCCACGTTCCCTGAAGGCCAGGGGGTACAGTCTACCCTTGCTGAAAAAGCAGTGGTGCAGGAGGCTTCCCTAATACCAGGTAGTGAATATGTTGCATCCCCCGAAAGGCAGGAGTTGTCATCTGCTgttgaaaaaacagaaatgcaggATTGTTCTGTGCTGTCTGAAAATGAATACGACGTATCTCCTGAAGGCCGTGATTCAAGATCCAGCCAtgttgaaaaagaagaaatggggGAACACTCTGAAACATCTGAAAGTGAAAGTTCGATGTCCTCTGATAGCCAGGAGTTGCAATCTACTGTTGTTGGAAAAACAGAGGTGCAGGAGTTGTCTCTGTCTGAAGGTGAATGTACCATGTCTCCTGAAGCTCAGGAACCACATTCCAGTCCTGAAAAAGCAGAGGATAGAGAACCTTCTCTGACGTATGAAAATGATCATGCTCTGTTCCCTGAAAGATATGAACAAAAATTGACTCAGGCTGAGAAAACAGAGGATAGGGATTCTTCTTTGACATCTGAAAATGACCATACTTTGTCTTTTGAGAGCCAGGAGGTAAGATTCACCTCTGTTCAAAAAGAAGAGGTGCAGGACTTTTCTCTAACACCTGAAAGAGAACACGCAGCATCCCCTGATGGCCAGAGGCTGAGATCCCTCACCGCTGAGAAAGCAGACAGACTTGAACCTTCAATGTTAAATGACAGAGCTTCCATGTCCCCAGATGTTAGTGACTTGAAATCCGTCCCCGTTGAAAAGATGGATGATGAAATGCCTATACTGCCTGAAAGAGGACGCTCCATGTCCCCTGATGGCTGCAGTGTGAAATCTGTGCCTGGTGAAGAAACAGGGGATCTTGAGCCCTCCTCAACATCTGAATGTAGACGTTCCGCATCTCCATATCATGACAGCCATGAGCCGAAGTCTCCCATGGAGGAAGAGGCTCTAGAGTCCTCTTTGACTTTTGAACATAGGAGATCTGTGTCCCCCGAGGGCCACGACCAGAAATCCCTCATAGATGAGGAAATGGAAGATCGAGAGGCCTCTTTGACACCTGAACGTAGGCGCTCCACATCCCCTGATGAGCATGAGTCAAGGTCTAGCGGTGGTGAAGAAGCGGAGTATTCGGAACAACCATTGACAACAGAACGCAGATCCTCTGTGTCTTCTGATGAACATGAGTCAAGGTCTACAGCTGGGGAAGAAGCAGAGGACGTGGAACCCTCCTTGACAGGTGAACGAAGAGACTCCACGTCTTCTGATGAGCGTGAGTCGAGGTCCACCACAgctgaagaaggagaagatcGGGAGACCTCCTTGACAGCTGAACGTAGAGACTCCGTGTCTTCGGATGAGCATGAGTCACGGTCTACTGCTGGTGAAGAAGCAGAGGATTTGGAGCCCTCTTCGGGAGGTGACCATAGACGTTCTGTGTCTCCTGATGGACGTGAGTCAAGATCAACCACTGGTGAAGAAGCAGAGGACCGTGAGCCCTCCTTGACAGCTGAGCGTAGACACTCCACATCCTCAGATGAACATGAATCAAGATCTACCACTGGTGAAGATGTAGAGGATGCAGAACCCTCCTTGGCAGCTGAACGAAGAGACTCCACATCCTCAGATGAGCATGATTCAAGGTCTACCACTGGTGAAGAAGCAGATGATGCAGAGCCTTCCTTGACAGCTGAACACAGACGTTCCGCATCCCCTGATGGACGTGAATCAAGGTCTACCACTGCTGAAGAAGCAGATGATGCAGAGCCTTCCTTGGCAGCCGAACGAAGAGACTCCACATCCTCAGATGACCAGGAGTCTACTGCTGGTGAAGAAGGTGAGGATATGGAGTCCTCTTTGGCAGCTGAAGACAAACACCAGGAGTCTATGCCTCTTGAGAAGTCAGAGGGACAGGACTCCTCCTTCATGTCTGAAGGCAGGCGTTCTGAGTCTTCTGAACGTGAGAAATCTAGGTCTGAATCTGTTGAAAAAATATCTGACAAAGAGTCTTCACGAAGATCTAGGAGCAGGCGCTCTCCTACTCGCCAAATGAGCCGATCTGTATCTGTTGAAAAAGTGGCAGACAAAGAGTCTTCACGGAGGTCTAGACATAGACGCTCCAGGTCTGCTGCTCGCCAGAAAAGTAGATCCACTTCTGTTGAAAAAGCAGCAGACAAAGAATCATCACGGCGATCCAGGCGTAGACGCTCCAGGTCCACTGCTCGCCAACTGAGTCGGTCAACATCTGTTGAAAAACCAGCAGACAAAGAGTCTTCACGAAGATCTAGGCGTAGACGCTCCAGGTCCACTGGTCGGCAGAGGAGTCTGTCCAAATCTGTTGAAAAAGCAGCAGACAAAGAGTCCTCACGGAGATCCAGAAGCAGACGCTCCAGGTCTTCCCAGCGCAGATCCCAGAGATACGATACGGACTCTCGCTCTAGACGGAATCGCTCCAGGTCTGTAACGCGGCGAAGAACATCAAGATCAAAATCTAACCGTCGCTCTAGATCTAGCTCGTTGTCACGTTCAAGGCACAGAAGGAGGAGTAGGTCAAGGTCAGCATCAAGAAGGCGGCGTTCTTTATCTAGAGACAGACGCAAAAGATCTCAGAGAAATAGATCAAGATCTGCTGatagaagaaggagaagatcaGACTCAAGGGATCGTAGGATATCCCTCAGATTACGGAGCAGGAGTCGAACACCTATCCGTCAAAGGCGATCAAGGTCAAGAGGAAGGAGACGGAGTTCCAGTAGGTCACCAATTCGACTGCGCCGATCAAGGTCTTCAGGGAGAAGAAGGGGTTACAGCAGATCACCTGATCGCCGTAGGTCCAGATCATCAGAAAGATTTTCAAGCAGGTCACCTAAACGTCTTACGGACTTAGGTAAGtgataacttttatttttagtggTTTCATAATTACACAGTACTTTGCTTGTTT encodes the following:
- the SON gene encoding protein SON isoform X3 → MPEKSSSTLAVQHGGLGDATLAVQMQPEELCLKASEGLDRQALGLVSHLRTDSQPSTENLGSEKGTLCATDPRFNLEGSQQNASMTQAQICTREEQIKQSYGNVYPVAVNVNEKGDFFVTGSNASSSIPSGVANKYELQKAVLPSEMTEALKGTESALRPQGPGEVKALESEAMEVLEYSEASLKSMAQGGVKELETTSGSVSLTSDVTTIPKSADLDTVKAAHMSVDMEEVKVTGATALGGVSRTLEPALNPPVLSDNLRVAQCSSMESSSVLAAAVEPVGMMADMKSKTDPDAALQHSLKTQMEMKSAKILLAAGEGTPDSATAFLQAKVFTETRGLTDAHVVAETKGLQATSEPVAAVQTLIPRTVPEIQMVEGFQGPRATMEVVTGTRTKDTETGQATLQLENTYASKTSESESNMRGLEATPLSLQKEEMKGPAGVLRPMTVVESKTLGATSPSLQIGVTKASEDLGDPESAGRAKMKTLEAVLQPGALVGAMGLGGSVYSEAKTGSTVLEANSGRLAVEGRSERTSESVIAHVRKEPVTEMMHVAVGEMKNLEVATSSAITQVRGLDSLTQVEAVAEVKGAEASSKTSGLIQMKNLEMAVGSETRTLMQDRGTNLIPEVEDMNKAKMSKEVVLEPVQRVAMSTSETNLKPVHMQELGATVEYGTGHKPSEIETAVEYKAIKAAEYSKTTPGPLQEQRGDSEAVLEPLPRAEISMASEAVTELRNLKETSESMISTDGRTQGPTVEYVIATRRTGTKKLEASLMTDVEEASETEKGMTAKYLEPAAEAGEVRLLERMKESATAEVEGSETVRGSEVHMDVQDLETSQKAAVINILEDASETLTVTKQHSEAIPEFVHTEKQEHLQAVFEARPTAEEAPETLSATEMKSSEAVPITGDAKDLETTLECGVAAEAQRSEVGQCQQMEDVRVPHQAQEYDRLVEKKDAEQNLASEPFVAVSGQEITPESVSASETAFSSSHSAGTPESMDTRQLEAAPACVAETKDLQATPVPETVVELKDAEAAPRSEADAKDLEAAPVPETVPEEVPVPGAEAGQSEVILPAETDKEVAAEEASEARDSETSDVQPDVAARMRETLMRLQKVEKSSHRSSEKSKHDAKKQKRSRSKSQSRSRKRKKKSRSRSTSRRLTSKRARSRSRNYSDSRKKHSKSRSRSVEKRERRLSSRRSRRRRSRSSDRYRSKSRSLEKTRRSGHRRSRSSDNYRSKSRSMEKRGSRLSSRRSRRRRSRSSDRYRSKSRSVEKRGSRLSSRRSRRRRSRSSDHYRSKSRSVEKTRRSGRRRSRSSDRYRSKSRSLEKTRRSGRRRSRSSDRYRSKSRSLEKTRRSGRRRSRSSDRYRSKSPSVEKRGSRLSSWRSRRRRSRSSDRSKSRSRSSEKRGGKEYSWRFRHRGSGSSDRSKSRSRSVEKRGRKTSVRRSKRQRSKSSDRYKSRSRSAEKRDRKQSSRKSKRQRSKSSDRYKSRSKSVEKKKESSRKSKRRRSKSSERYKSRSRSVEKKRKESSKKSKRKRSKSSDSVKSTSKSVEKRESKLLSAKSSSKHAESSEHPESNMCLDNVHGPEPFTSEGNSKSSNGPVSALSLEGVNGPELPPSLESRYSKTSDEKTADLQSSAVSEHGSSKAPDDQEMRSTSVENTESSELSVRLENGSAAPYGSDLGSVLTEKAAALESSSPPELASSASKSTSSSVENTETTLTEFQLSTSHEDESRSTSLKEIEGPEPLPTLGSGCSLPSDDCESSEKIEVQGSSVMSGSVLSDVPGDHELRHIPAEKAELQKFLQVPQSGSSELADSTESRSLSFETEVQRPFLAPETVQCSEFPDARESTSLPVAKDQMREPSLASDNGSLETPHRRESASSFAAQPEELPLTSEGGSFEAPDGRVKASHASLTSECGPVEITADCISTSSSAKMREVVLTTVGQSCQSSEACESSSFAENIFDGPASSQVLGVGCFGSSEVSESQYLSAGKTEVTESLVMSKSEIAVCHDGHESKYSYFEKTEGSELSVAPEHGCFISPEGCELTSTAAERLETQKPSFPLESGFVKSTDALGSVSTPTEKLEATVPSHTSEGGLFTLPDSHDLRAAQTEEAEARKSSLSSELRYIASSDGHTLRSASDKETQVQEPSLILESRYSVSSGVHELTHTSFKKAEVEDASQIPGIEYRVGLHGPELTSTPTEKTEVRELYLAKERCSVSVESQELLLHASEKTEVQEPALTRENECAVSWDHQELRSSSPEKVEVQEPSAVPDNQYALYSEDQQLQSSLAEKAVVQEHSLLSDNEYALSPERHEMAASPAEKELQEPSLTSDSEYPTFPEGQGVQSTLAEKAVVQEASLIPGSEYVASPERQELSSAVEKTEMQDCSVLSENEYDVSPEGRDSRSSHVEKEEMGEHSETSESESSMSSDSQELQSTVVGKTEVQELSLSEGECTMSPEAQEPHSSPEKAEDREPSLTYENDHALFPERYEQKLTQAEKTEDRDSSLTSENDHTLSFESQEVRFTSVQKEEVQDFSLTPEREHAASPDGQRLRSLTAEKADRLEPSMLNDRASMSPDVSDLKSVPVEKMDDEMPILPERGRSMSPDGCSVKSVPGEETGDLEPSSTSECRRSASPYHDSHEPKSPMEEEALESSLTFEHRRSVSPEGHDQKSLIDEEMEDREASLTPERRRSTSPDEHESRSSGGEEAEYSEQPLTTERRSSVSSDEHESRSTAGEEAEDVEPSLTGERRDSTSSDERESRSTTAEEGEDRETSLTAERRDSVSSDEHESRSTAGEEAEDLEPSSGGDHRRSVSPDGRESRSTTGEEAEDREPSLTAERRHSTSSDEHESRSTTGEDVEDAEPSLAAERRDSTSSDEHDSRSTTGEEADDAEPSLTAEHRRSASPDGRESRSTTAEEADDAEPSLAAERRDSTSSDDQESTAGEEGEDMESSLAAEDKHQESMPLEKSEGQDSSFMSEGRRSESSEREKSRSESVEKISDKESSRRSRSRRSPTRQMSRSVSVEKVADKESSRRSRHRRSRSAARQKSRSTSVEKAADKESSRRSRRRRSRSTARQLSRSTSVEKPADKESSRRSRRRRSRSTGRQRSLSKSVEKAADKESSRRSRSRRSRSSQRRSQRYDTDSRSRRNRSRSVTRRRTSRSKSNRRSRSSSLSRSRHRRRSRSRSASRRRRSLSRDRRKRSQRNRSRSADRRRRRSDSRDRRISLRLRSRSRTPIRQRRSRSRGRRRSSSRSPIRLRRSRSSGRRRGYSRSPDRRRSRSSERFSSRSPKRLTDLDKAQLLEIAKANAAAMCAKSGVPLPPSLMPMLSQKKDDKASQKSSRDTLKELTEKCKKIAQSTDDVIVNKPHVSDEEEEERPFYNHPFKLNEPKPIFFNLSTPSIKPAPPPQPKNQVSLSKEFPVSSGSQHRKKEADSVYGEWVPVEKGKEDSKDDVFPKPSIEGVDITTAMNDRALAQKRLNENTFDLEAMCMLNRAQEQIDAWAQSNSIPGQFTGSTGAQILSSDELTNSGPQAWIRKDQFLRAAPVTGGMGAQLMRKMGWREGEGLGKNKEGSVEPIMVDFKTDRKGLVAVGEKAQKRSGHYIVMKDLSGKHPVSALMEICNKRRWSPPEFVLVDDSGPDHRKHFIFKVRVNGNEYRPTFASLNKKHAKATAATAALQAMGLVPKESMVNTTMFRSASHR